TCTGTTGGTGGTTTGACCCACGACGATGTCCGCCATGTGATGCATGACCCGTTCAAATTTACGCACCTTTTCTTTGACCACGACATAGCCGTCGTCATCAATCCATAAGATGGGTTTGATGTTAAGCAGATTGGCAAAAAAGCCAGCGGGGGCAGAGAGCTTCTTTCTTTGTATCAAAACACTCAGGTCAGATAGACTCATGATGAATGCGTTATTGGCTCGCAGGGCATTTAAGCGGTGGATGATGTCAAGCATGGATTTGCCTTCTTGCATCATTAGGTTTGCTTCAAATGCCAAAGCCCCTTCATTGATGTTGATGGTTTTGCTGTCGTACAGATAGATGTTCATTTTGCCGACATACTTGGGGATGACTTTTGAGAAATTCTCATGGGCTTG
This Moraxella sp. K1664 DNA region includes the following protein-coding sequences:
- a CDS encoding DegV family protein is translated as MALIFLDGKDIDTARLSGMLYQNPHLDVYSTPPTCQEIEEIFDELYESDYEEVLVCTAASVLSQAHENFSKVIPKYVGKMNIYLYDSKTININEGALAFEANLMMQEGKSMLDIIHRLNALRANNAFIMSLSDLSVLIQRKKLSAPAGFFANLLNIKPILWIDDDGYVVVKEKVRKFERVMHHMADIVVGQTTNRNAFIYMVDTSIGLHTHEFKRLLANEYGLHDIPVIPISTVALANHGPTGVGLGVYYGEIPRIFEYLK